The following is a genomic window from Miscanthus floridulus cultivar M001 chromosome 14, ASM1932011v1, whole genome shotgun sequence.
actaatggaTTCATATTGAGGTTTTTTTAGTTGTTCGAACCACTGCCAAGGCTCCAACAGGACCCGAGGGGAGTTGGGAATGGGCTGGGCACATCTAGGTTTGTTGCCAAACGGACGGTGTAGATTGATCGGTAGCGAGAATGGACGGCATGGGATAAGTTAAACAGTGTCCGTATTAAGCCGACCATTGCCACGCTAATCCAATACTATAATGCGGCGATTGTCAGCGGTTAAACTGCTTTTAGATTTTCCTAGAAACAACGGCAACCATACGTgacagttttttttgttttcgttcacaaatatatagaaaaattaaAAAACATTCGTAGAGAGATCAAATCCGTGCACTGGCATTTTGGAAGTAGTGTtggaaagaacttgctttgcatttAATATAAAAAAAATTGGCACTAAAGAGATCAAATCTGTGCGAATAGATTTTTTTTCATTGATTGATTATATATATCtaacatatagatacaatttggacgagtatatgattgtactcgTCTGGAAGCAAGATAACTTACCAAAACTATTgaaactacttatactaactataaacaACTTAATCTAAATATATGATCCTCTCGCAGAGAGGATCGTGCTCGCCTCGCTCTCTTGGGAGGAGGCGAGGTGAAGTCagagtcggagtcggagtcgtCGTCTTTGGCGTTGGCGTCAGCGTCATCGTTGTCCTCCTCCTCTGGGCCCTCGTTCTCGGAGCTTCACGGAGGACTATAATCAGCCATCACATCGTTGGAGGAGACGTTCTCCTCGGAGGAGTGGTGGGAAGGCAATTCGTCCTTGCTGAACGATAGGCTACTTGGAAACTTGACGGGGTTGTCCGACATTTTATttgtagattggaagagaagAGAATGATAGATGAAGAAGATGGGTCGTGTCAGAGGGCACCGGGCttgaagtatatgtagagcagTGGGTACGTGTCTCTTAGGCTTCAGGCAGCGAaagtaatggtgatttgacggccttggaagttgaggcaattcaacactcatgctAAATTTACGGCCGGTTGACCAAACGCTACTTTACGGCTGGCGGGCAAAATGCGTATCCTAGTCGGCCTGGCTTTTTATGCGACGGAGGAAATCCAACCCcaataccactgccgcatctatCGTTAACCTGTTGGTGGTAGAAGTCTGAACTGCCGGTTTTAGTACTAGGAGGCCTTGCTATCGTTCCAATAGACGATGCAAGTACCACACCGTCGCTTCTGTCGCTACGATAGTGAAATTGACGACAGTGATAAATCAATCTATAGTAATGACAGGCTGAAACCCTCTACATCAGCTAGCCACAATCAAGGCTGGCGCCGATGCACGCTGCCGCACCACCGCCTACCGCGCACAGGCCTCCGCGTCCGTGTCCGCCATGACCAGGCCGCACGTGGTCGCAGCGCCCAGACCGACGTCCCGCTTGACCGGCACTGCATCGATGCCCCCTGCCATGCCGCCGGCCCGCCCCACCTAGGCGTCTACGTGTCCACCGCGCCCAACCCGGTCCTGGTGAGCCGAGATTCGCCTCTCCGTGCCCTCTAGCCATGGCCGCCGGAGAAGTGTAGTGTAGAGGTGGacagggtgggggggggggggtgctgcCGCCGAGAGCCGGCCACGCTAGTTCTGGCCACAGGAACACTGGATCCGGCGAAGGAGGCGTTGTGGGATGCTGGGagcgagctgctgctgctgtcgcgaCATGGTCGCCATCCGTAGAGAGGAGGGAAAAAAGAAAGGTAGGGAAGGCCTCGCCGCCGCCATCCTTGCAACTGCACAACTTCTGGCATCAtgctccggcggcggcgaggacaaTTGGCCGGGGAGGACAGCCTCCGGTGGCAGGGAGGGGACGAGCAGCCTGAGCCGCCCTGGAGAGCGACGTGGGTGCGGGGTCCAAACTGGCAACATGAGTTCGCCTCGGTGATTTTGGCACGCATCTTTGCATCTTGCGCATGCCGCCGGTGGATCCCGAGACGACGAGTATGCCTAGGAGCACGAGCCGTCATCGTCGCCTCGTGAGACGACGACCTCCATTCGATTCCTGTTCACGAGGGTGCTTTTTGCAAATGTACAAAACTCAAAAGCCAGGCCTGTTGTACGTGCCCTCAAAACTCAAAAGCCAGGCGTTGCAGCGCAACCCGTCCACCGTACCTGACTACCTGAGCCCGTCCAATAGTGATCCGTTGAACCTGCAGCGGCAACTCACAAAAGCCTGTTACCGGTACTAGAATCCAGTCAGGACCCTCGTACAGTCGTACCCCAGTCGCAAGCACAAGGCTAGCAAGCCAGCCAGCCTTTCGCCGCGGCCAACTCACCGTGACACACACATCTCGACAGCCTGCGATCCACCAAGTACCGTGTTGGACGGCGGATCTCGCTCGTCTGCGCTGTCCGCGCATCCACCGTTTTCCTTTTCCGCCCCCACGGCTCCCACCCTGCACGATCCCAGTCCAGTCCCTGCTCTTGTCGGAAACAGCGGCCTCCCAGAAAGCCCCAACAACCCCCGCGGCGCAAAACCCTAGCAGAGGCGGCGCGGGACAGTGCTTGGGTTCCGGTGATGGAGGAAGAAAGACGCGGCGCCAGTGGCAGCGAGGTACCGGTGGTGCAgctggaggaggcggtggagctgTTGGTGGAGCACCTCGTGGTGCCGGTGCTGCCGCTCGGGCAGGTGGACCGGGAGGAGGCCCTGTCGCCGGAGACTCAGGAAGCCGTGGCACGTCAGGTGAGCAAGCTTGTTCTTGACCCATATATTGCTCCTTTTCGCGGTGGGGTTTCCTGGAGGGGAGGGTCGATTGAGGTTGAGGAACGGAGGACGGAGCATGGATTTGGGTCGCGCGAACACCTCGTGGTCGCTACGTGCTTACGGTGGATTTGGGTCGCAAGAGTCATCCGTCCGCAAAGCAGAAGCAAAGCTCAGCACTCCAGATCTCCCGATCCGGCCACGGGCGACCTCAATCGAACTTGGCGGCGGCGCTCCAACTCCAAGGGCCACGGCTAAGGAGGCCAGGCGGTCACGAGGCAGCGCCACACTGGGCAGGCTCGGGCTCGGGAGCTTGGCAGCCGCTGTTCGCCCTTTGGCGGATCGGCCCCTCGTGGCCTGGCCGTGCCAGCGGCTCACCCTCGGGCCTCGATCCGGCACGTCGGTTCCATCTTCACTCTCCGGCTCTCCACGTCTCTTGCGTCCCCTGCCTGTGCGAGGCCGATGATGACACCGGGTCCGCGGCGACGGCATGTGCGAGGAGGCTGAGGTACTCGAGAGTGCGTGTAGTGTGGAGCATGTAGCGGTAGCGGCACTCAGGGTCAAGGGTAACGATGTGGCAGTGTCCATGGGGTCTGCCTGGTTGCCGGGATGCCGCCAGAGCACAGCGGGTTCTGAGGGTCGAGGATGGGGAAGCCGGATCTGGAGTAGGCAGGCCGGACAAGGAACTGCATTCCTTATATCCAACAAAAATAACAGTTCCCATGGTTGTAAAATTCATTTGTTTTTCCTTGGGTTTTCTTGTGCACATCAAATTACAGATGTATTGTATTTTCAGGTGCATAAAATTTCAAAGCACCCAAACAGGGCCTTGAGCTCTTAACGTTGGTCACacacttttttttcttctttctcctttttttttttccaATTGCCGATCGAGCTGCGGCTTTCCTCACGGCTGCATCATATCATATCGAGCTTATTGCGGCTTATTTGTTTCGTGCTTGGGGCTTCGCTTTTGTTTTTTCAATAACTcgtcggcgattgtttttgtggTTGCGCAGGTCCATGCGACGGTTCTCTTGTACAACTACTACCACCGGAAGCAGTTCCCGCAGCTCCAGTTTGCGAGCCCCGACCGGTTCTCCATGTCCGCTTCCCTCACCGTCAGCAACAAGAATCTACTCATGTACCTGAACGTCGTAGTAGGGGCGGCGGGGCTCTCGGTTACTGACAAGGCAATCATCGACGCCTGCGACATTGCTGAGGCGCTCGACCCCACCAAGGACTCCCCCGAGATGATCATGTGGCCGATCTCCAAGGTCGCTGTTCTGCTTCTCAATCGAACAAAGAAAGCATGCTTGGTCGAGCATGGATCCAAAACCAAGGGAGTCTGGTCGATATTTGAGAAAGATATCAGCAGTGACATATCGGTGCAGGGGTCGAGTATTAAATCTACGGCACTTCCTTCTGAACCATACATGCTTCAGCGGATTGCATATTCAGAGGTGGAGCGCAAAACAGGTTTGTGCTAACACACTTCTACGGTTTTCTGCTTCAACTTAATTACAGTGCATTGTATGTGTGCACCCTTATTCCTTTTCTAATAATTAGAGCAATTGGATGTAGCATATTATTGTGGCTACTGGCTACACGTCCATGTCagtaatttgtagtagaattgtAGTTCATCACCCACAAGCACATGGGCAAAAAATATGGTCACTTTGTGGAGTTAGGCGAGCTGGTGTGGTTTGGCTCCTCGCATTTAATTTGATTCTATACAAGTTGTTTGCTACTGAAACATTATTTAATATGGTCTTGCATCCACTGGCACATTAGGGGCACGATTGGTTGCATGTACTGCTCGCCAGATGCAATATACACGTGATTGGTTTCCTAGTCTAGGGTGTCGCGGCTTGCTCCGTGCAAAAGGCGCCCCCTGGCCTGGCTCGCCCCATGAGGAAAAAATCCATGTTTTGATGGCCGCACGCACGGGCGAGCGCGCGGGAGAGCGTTTCCTTAAAGATTGGTTGCATTTTCAGTGCATTTATTTTCGCTCTAGGCCATGGATGCCTAGAGCGAGCCAAGCTTGGCCGAGAAGCAAACCAATCGTGTCCTAGAGTAACTTAACTAGATTATGTACATGAGCTGATAGCAATCAATTTTCTTTTCGAAATTACACCTGATTGTGTGCTCGATACACAAGTTTCTTGGGAAGCAGAATTATTGTGTGCttgatttttatttattttgcaaaGTATATGCTTGTGCTCCTATCTTTTGTATGTCTTAACATGTATGTCTCACACACTTTTGTTTTAATAGGTATGAAGCGTACACATTTGTGTTTTATCGAAGAACATCGGGTGTACTCACTGAGTAATAAAGGGACAACTACCATGTTGTTCCTTATGCACTATGATCAGACAGTCGATAGCAAGCTTAAAGAAATGCCTTTAGATGCTGTGATCCAAAGGTTTGCTTTCCACTATGCCTACTTTGTACCATTGCATGTTGTAGACCTAGTCAAATAAGTACATTATGTCAGGAAAGTGGCTAGATTTGCCCCCAATTTCTTACATTAATATCTAAGATTAATGTCTTTTGAGGCAGCAAATCAGGAAAGCAGATAGATTGGGACCCAATTTAGTGGAATCCTAGGCGCACCATTAGCAGGTGTTAATATAGATGCTTAGCAAGAGTGATTGGGAGAGAATGATGGGGTGATTGGGCTATGTCATGGGCCTATTGATAAGGATGGCTTGCTTAGGGATCCAGTAagcctctctatataaggagagaaGATGTACCAATCTTATCAAGCAAGAATTAGAAGGAAAAGGCCTTCTCTCTTGCTCGGCCGTGTGCAAGGCCCCTGGCCGGCCCCCTCTCTCCCTCGCAACCATAATAGCCACCATAACATCTCGTATCGGTGGTGCCAGGTTCGGATGAGCCACCGTCGGATCCTGTAGCCAAGTCGCTGACCGTCCTCTCCCTACAGGTGGCGTCTCTCTGGGCATGTCTGGAGGCCATGGAATCCCGACGATCGGCAACCACCACTACCACCATAACCGGTGCCCAGTAGATCCAAGCCGAGCGAGAGATTTTACAGCAGATCGAGCAGCCGACGAACATCATGAAAGAGCCAGCGGGGAAGATGCTTAGCAGTCAGGTGTTAGCGGTAGTGCGGCTGCAGGTTGCTGCACGTGGCTCCTAGAGCATGGGCAGGTGCGAGAGATGCACGATCTGTAGCTGATTCATACCCACACACATTCGTGGCTCCTCCAAGTTGCGCACCAGTGCACAGAGGACCTCGATCTCGTTAGCTGCGTCGGGGATCTTGGGCATGTGTTTCCTCCCATAGGCGGCGGAAATGCTATTTTCCAAGAGGGCATTGAACTGAGAGTCTGCAATGATGAGGTTTGGGGAGGCGCACCCCTCCTCGTCGTTCTCCATCAGAAGCCCTCATCTCTTCCCTATGTGGCGCAGACCAATAGCCATCTAGCCGGGAGAAGGCTTGGGGTCAGAGGTATGCACGCACCGCCACTGGCCACCACGAGGGCACCTGCTGGTCGCTGACTCCCAAGTCTCGACACCCACACCAGACTGCGCCATGGGATCTAGGTGGCTGTACATCACTTGCAGCTCCGATGTGTGGATGATGTCCACCTTATATTCTGGAGGCAGCAAGTTAGGTTGCACTCGAGGACGAGCTACTTGTGTCTAGGAGGGGTGTAATGTTAGAGGCAGCAAATCAGAAAAGTGACTAGATTGGTGCCCAATTGAGGGGAATCCTAGGTGCACCATTAACAGGTACTAATATAGAAGTTTAGCAGTAGTGATTGGGTGAGAATTAAGGGGTGATTAGGCTATGTCATTGGCCTGTCGGTAAGCATCGCTTTGTTAGGGGTCAAGTAAGCCCCTCTATATAAgaagaggagatgtatcaatctaatgAAGCAAGAATTATAGAAGGAAAAAGCCTTCTCTCTTGCTCAGTCGTGGGCAAGACCCCTGGgctgccccctccctccctcgcaaCCATAACAGCCACCATATAACAGATATCAGCAATGGTTACTTTTCTAAATCTCTCTCCAACCATTTCAAGATACATTGTTTCATGTGTATGGATATAATGCTTGTTGATTGTCCCTCCTAAATGAGTTGCTTTGCTTAGTGTTAATACACAAATTTTCAATCGTATTAATTTATAAAAGTTATCCCTATTGTATTCATTCCTTTCATCTGACAGGATGAGTGGTCCAATATTTGAAAGTGGTTCGTACCCAAGAACGACATCTGTTGTTGATTGCTATCATTTACTACCATATAAGGAGGTCTTCTTAAACATCCTGAACAGGTATACATAAAGATTTATTTCAGCTGATTATGCATGAAACCATTATCAAAATGGTTCTTCTTACAACTCTTTTAGGTTAATGATTAAACATTACTGTTGACATGTTGCAGGGACTGGCCTTTGGGTTCTTCGCTGAGCACGCCAAAGGAACAAGAAGTAAACAGTAATAGCAAGtctaaaatgaaaaaaataaccACAGACGTTTCAACTCCAAAGAAAAATAAGAAGGTAGTAAAAGCAGTTGGTGATAGTGGCACCAACAACTGCAGCACGAGGAAAAACATAAAAgacagcaacaccaactgcaaaaGAAAATTTGAAGCCTTCAAGACTAAAGTTGCTACCTACGCAGAGCATGGGGATTGTCAGAGCCCGACAGAAGACCTACAAGCCAGTGAGTCTATCGATGTTATAGTACTTCACTACTTCGATTCTACTGATCCATTGTTGTTTCTCCTCATCATTATGATAAAGTCACTTAATTTCAGGTGTCCAAATGGACAAGAACAGAGCAGAGAACAACTCTAAAAGTCGAAATGTGCCTCAAGATATCATTCCGGTGAAGAACTCTATATGAGCTTGAGAAAAAGATGCATTGAAATCAGGCGTGATGTTTCTAGTTCAATAATAATTAATATATGCAAGTTTATGTGTTAAACTTCAACTTAAAGAATTCCTTTTTTAAAAAATACTTCAGCTTAAATAATTAATTATCTTTCAGACACCAGATGTTGATCATGTAATTAACGACCATGCCTTGACAAACCAAAAGGAGAAAGTCAGTGAAAAGTCTGGTAAGGACAATCCTATCCCAGAAAAAAGAAATTTCTTTTCCCTATTATTGATTACTTCCATATTGTTGCTCCCAAATCTTAATCTGTATACTTCAATTTGCATTTCAGGTGGCATCATAGGTAACATGAATGCTCAGAGGTATGCGACACTACAATTACTTCAGAAGATGCGAGATGATACagtatgttacttattgcaactCATTTCTGAAGTTACAGTGGTGCTTGTTGATCTTAATTCTTCTTTTCCTTGATAAGCTATTGTGTACTCATCTTAGTCTATCTACGTTTCAGCTTCGTGAGCATTTTGTGCTTGGAGATCGAAGTGCTGAGTACGAAATGGACATTCAAACAATCTTGACAGGTATTTTACCTTTTCACAACTAAATGTATATAAAATGGACAATAATAGTGTGAAATCAAATGATCATGTGACAAACAACTTCTCTTTCCATTCCACGATGTTACTAAACATAGCACGAGGGCATTGTACACTTAGGCTTAGAATAGTCTCGAATGATGGAGTTGAGCGTCACcatcccatccaaacaaggcTGCAGAATATAAGTGCATGAACATTATTGAGCCTCCCAAGGACAACTGGCAAGATTACTTCAATTTCCCTACAATAACTGTAGACCTATATATATCAACATATCTTTTCAACTGTATGATTGTCGCTAATCAACCTCAATCTTTCACCTTCAAGTTATATCAAACCAATGCATATCATTTTCAAACCATCTGCAGAAACGGGGATGACACCTAAAGTAACGTCAATTCTAAAGAAATATGAGAATAGTTGGAAGATGATGGAAGTTGCCAATCCAATTAGCTCTGGAGAAGGATGCCAAACCATGAACATAAAGGGGAAGAAACTGAAAGAAGCCATACTTGTACGCAACAAATGCCAGGCAAGAAACATCATATGATGTAAATTATTATCATGACTGCCTCTACAATTCTCTGTCTGACAGTAATCATTGCAGGAACTGGATGACATATGCCGTGATAGCAACTGGATTTTTCCAAGATACAGAGTACTTCCTTCAGATACTGGTGGTATGTGGTTGATAATCACTGATTTTTCAAGTTCCTGCATGCCGTAGCATGGAGTACTTGGACCATATTGGCATCAGAATAATGCAGTTAAATTCAGGCTTCACAGTCTTGCACTGTAAAACTGACACACATATGGCGGGTGACATTTATCATATAAAGCTACCTTTAAACTTGGACTCCGATAGGTGCTTACATAAGTTGATCTTATACCATACTATATGCATGATCTTAGAACATATACATCCTAAtccaaggttttcattttcggaaattaaaatttatcgggggtcATAGATAAAGAGGGTAAACAggatatcggaaatatcggactaaattcaaataaaatttaatttgaatttaagtaaatttaaataaatttaaacaaaatttgtacgaaaaagatagatatttccttatgggcacctacggataaagagtatatatcggaaatatcaggagatttcggcCGATATTGGAAACCATGTCCTAATCACAAATTGGATTAGTCAAATGTCCACTGGTAAATATAATCAGAATCTCTTTTTGCTCCAGCTCGGCTGGTTGGGCAAACTTTCTCATAGCTTTTAATTCCTACATGTTCGATCTTTTACAATTTGTACTCCTATATTGGCAGATATGTACCAGGCCAGTGTCCACCTTACGGGCCTAGATTTCAACTTGAGTGCAGATGGTGACATGAAGATCACGCCTCACGAGGCACGGGACTCAGCGGCATCCAACATGCTGTCTCGGCTTCAACAGAAGGCAAGGGAAGACTAGGAGAGCAGCATGTCTCCACACACAACCCCTGATGTTGCATCCCTGCTGATACAAATCATCCTGATCATTTGACAAGAACACTGTGTGGGTGTCCATGGGCATGTCCATGTGTGGATTTCATCGTTATTTGTGACTTGTACTACAACGTGGTGGGTTCTTACTCGCTACTTGCTGTTGTTGTCTCTAGCGCCATTGTATGGCATGCGGGCAGGCTTCTGGTTGTGGTCGCAAGTCTTGTTTGTAACGTAGCCTCAGTACATGATTGTCTTGTTCTAGTTTATTTTGGTGCTTCTGCATTTCTTTTCATGTTTTTCTCTGTGCTTTATCATTAGTGCTTTGGTAAGTGTTGGCTTACCAATGCATTGTGATTGCTTTCTCATAAAATAAGTGCACAAGCACGGTCGTGAAAAAAACATGCCATCCACAGAAAGTCAAGCAAGAGTGCAGTGCCGCTAAAATCATTTTTCTTCATTATAAACCATACTTGTGTGGACTAGAGTTAGATCATTTTCTGCGAGATAGACGAGCCAGTATTTTAGGTGTTCTTATTTAAGAGTGTTGGTAATAAATTGCTCATCCTTTCCACATGCATCATATTTGGAATACATGATATATGATATATACGCTTAATTTCTTTTGGACATTAAAGTAGATACAGAGAAAACGCTTTAATCTTCATGTATAAATAAATGAAAGGTAAAAAGAAAGATATCATCATTTATAAAGTAAGGGTGCAGATAGTGAAAGGCTATAATAGTCTTCATTTATTCAAGGGGGAAACAATATATGTTGGCACAACACATCCATATAAATTTGCTAACCGGCCGGCAAGCAACTCACTCTAATCATATCTTGTGCTATTTCCATGAATAAAAAACTAGAGCAGAGAGCTCAAGGATGCATGAGATTGTGAGACATGTGGCACCGAGatttaaaaacaaaaccagatacgcaccatatgtgagcccacgAAGTCaactctcacatatagctataaataaggataatatcaaaagacaatgcttaatatataacgtacttagtataaagaatataatcttagatagcaaacagtggaaagacaacttcaatcttcgagtgaagactctaattccacatGGACAACTGAGTGGTTGATCACAAGactaactcctctagactagcaatctggtacccatccgagatttttccaaagatttaaaaagtaaaacaagcgtaagtacatgtcgtactcaacaaatataacatgtggttcaagaggctcaaaaggctaacactggttaactgcgattagcttttaatgagtcataattttagcaatagggtgacaacaagtttattcacaagcccatataacacatgatcaggtaaatatgaataatgaatatcataaataattaaccattaatgagcatctttaccatcagtatcatcagtgttcatcatctattccgtaaatgttccaaggccactcgtgaccgtgagcacggctgttataacagttttacactctacagaggttgtacactttcactgtgagtcgtgatttaccctttcgcgtGAGGTCgccagcctcttaacccactactaaggaaggtcggcagggttaactatgaagcctttcaaagattcgtctaacaagttagggccattagattcactcgacaaacagatatagagcccccacTTCCAGATGGCACAATGACGCTCAGCTGTACTATactataagtccttagggagccatatagccctcacaactgtactgtaagtcccggatgatcacttatagataagttcttagggagaggaatctagagcaccataa
Proteins encoded in this region:
- the LOC136502779 gene encoding uncharacterized protein is translated as MEEERRGASGSEVPVVQLEEAVELLVEHLVVPVLPLGQVDREEALSPETQEAVARQVHATVLLYNYYHRKQFPQLQFASPDRFSMSASLTVSNKNLLMYLNVVVGAAGLSVTDKAIIDACDIAEALDPTKDSPEMIMWPISKVAVLLLNRTKKACLVEHGSKTKGVWSIFEKDISSDISVQGSSIKSTALPSEPYMLQRIAYSEVERKTGMKRTHLCFIEEHRVYSLSNKGTTTMLFLMHYDQTVDSKLKEMPLDAVIQRMSGPIFESGSYPRTTSVVDCYHLLPYKEVFLNILNRDWPLGSSLSTPKEQEVNSNSKSKMKKITTDVSTPKKNKKVVKAVGDSGTNNCSTRKNIKDSNTNCKRKFEAFKTKVATYAEHGDCQSPTEDLQASVQMDKNRAENNSKSRNVPQDIIPTPDVDHVINDHALTNQKEKVSEKSGGIIGNMNAQRYATLQLLQKMRDDTLREHFVLGDRSAEYEMDIQTILTETGMTPKVTSILKKYENSWKMMEVANPISSGEGCQTMNIKGKKLKEAILVRNKCQELDDICRDSNWIFPRYRVLPSDTGVCTPILADMYQASVHLTGLDFNLSADGDMKITPHEARDSAASNMLSRLQQKARED